In a genomic window of Thermodesulfobacteriota bacterium:
- the ptsP gene encoding phosphoenolpyruvate--protein phosphotransferase yields the protein MRVERKAIPISGGIALGRVVLLDRSRMIVERKQIDPASVESEKDRFMTAVGRSKAELLSIKDGMGSTEEGDHLQILNLNIMMLEDELLSGEVLRLIESEGVNAEWAVNSVLSRKSEKFRNVEDIYMKERLADIYYLGERILRNLRGAGDEKLRLGKDSVLVAHDVSAVDVVEYAKHGALAIVTDIGTSTSHSAIVAKSVGVPAVMGLEDITLRACPGDRIFVDGFSGTVILDPGEHEIDSFRKLKSDYAALEKKLLEYAKLPGRTLDGRVVRINANVELTDELGHASCFGAEGIGMYRTEFLFTKSANYPGEQEQYENYKKVITSLDSPIMTIRTLDIGGDKFPTGMELSRMLNPALGLRGIRYSLRDVETFKTQIKAILRASASTGKKVRILLPMISGISELRKAKAIISEVASGLGEGPSWAVGVMIETPSAAIMASDIAAEADFLSIGTNDLIQYTLAIDRVNEHVSYLYSPFHPAILRLISGVVDAARPRGIPVAVCGEMAGQLPCVPLLVGLGVGELSMNTHSIPRVKKLLGSITEKESREIARASLGLKTEADIRDYVTREVIKKWGDSLPPEFIEEIVVPS from the coding sequence ATGAGGGTTGAGAGAAAGGCTATCCCCATCTCGGGCGGCATCGCCCTCGGGAGGGTCGTACTCCTCGACAGGTCGAGGATGATAGTAGAGAGGAAGCAGATAGACCCGGCCTCCGTCGAGTCCGAAAAGGACAGGTTTATGACCGCCGTGGGCCGCTCCAAGGCCGAGCTCCTGTCGATAAAGGACGGCATGGGCTCCACCGAAGAAGGCGACCACCTCCAGATACTCAACCTCAATATCATGATGCTCGAAGACGAGCTCCTTTCGGGCGAGGTCCTCCGGCTCATAGAGTCCGAAGGGGTAAACGCGGAATGGGCGGTTAACTCGGTCCTCTCCAGGAAGAGCGAAAAATTCCGTAACGTCGAGGACATTTACATGAAAGAGCGCCTCGCCGACATCTACTACCTCGGCGAGAGGATACTCCGGAACCTCCGCGGGGCCGGGGACGAAAAGCTCCGCCTCGGGAAGGATTCCGTCCTCGTGGCCCACGACGTGTCGGCCGTGGACGTCGTAGAGTACGCGAAGCACGGCGCGCTCGCCATAGTAACCGACATCGGCACTTCCACCTCGCACAGCGCCATCGTCGCCAAATCCGTCGGCGTCCCGGCCGTGATGGGCCTCGAAGACATCACGCTCAGGGCCTGCCCCGGCGACAGGATATTCGTCGACGGCTTCAGCGGCACCGTTATACTCGACCCCGGCGAGCACGAAATCGATAGCTTTCGCAAGCTCAAGTCCGACTACGCGGCCCTCGAAAAAAAGCTCCTCGAATATGCCAAGCTCCCCGGGAGAACCCTCGACGGCAGGGTCGTCCGTATAAACGCCAACGTCGAGCTCACCGACGAGCTCGGCCATGCCTCGTGCTTCGGGGCCGAAGGCATAGGCATGTACAGGACGGAGTTCCTGTTCACGAAGTCCGCGAACTACCCAGGCGAGCAGGAGCAGTACGAAAACTATAAAAAAGTCATCACGTCGCTAGATTCGCCTATAATGACCATCCGGACGCTCGACATCGGGGGCGACAAATTCCCCACGGGCATGGAGCTTTCGAGAATGCTCAACCCTGCGCTCGGCCTCCGCGGCATAAGGTATTCATTGAGAGACGTCGAGACCTTCAAAACCCAGATAAAGGCGATACTGCGGGCGTCCGCATCCACCGGAAAAAAGGTAAGAATACTCCTCCCGATGATCTCGGGGATAAGCGAGCTCCGAAAGGCGAAGGCCATAATATCCGAAGTCGCCTCCGGGCTCGGCGAAGGGCCGTCATGGGCCGTCGGTGTAATGATAGAAACTCCTTCGGCGGCTATAATGGCCTCTGACATCGCGGCCGAGGCCGATTTCCTCAGCATAGGCACGAACGACCTCATACAGTACACCCTCGCCATCGACAGGGTCAACGAGCACGTGTCCTACCTCTACTCCCCGTTTCATCCCGCGATACTAAGGCTCATCTCGGGCGTAGTCGACGCGGCCCGCCCCCGCGGCATTCCCGTCGCCGTCTGCGGCGAAATGGCCGGCCAGCTCCCCTGCGTCCCGCTCCTAGTCGGGCTCGGCGTGGGCGAGCTCAGCATGAACACGCACTCGATACCCAGGGTGAAAAAGCTCCTCGGCTCCATAACGGAGAAGGAATCCAGGGAGATCGCCCGCGCCTCGCTCGGGCTCAAAACGGAAGCCGACATAAGGGACTACGTTACGAGAGAGGTAATAAAGAAATGGGGCGACAGCCTCCCGCCCGAATTCATCGAGGAGATAGTCGTCCCCTCCTAG
- a CDS encoding response regulator: MTDMNQVEILLVEDNPNDEELTLRALRKNNIANNIHVVRDGAEALDFIFASGIYASRRVESRPKVILLDLKLPKVDGLEVLKRIKADERTKMTPVVVLTSSKEERDIVDSYKLGVSSYIVKPVDFDKFILAVSQLGLYWLLLNQPPG; the protein is encoded by the coding sequence ATGACGGACATGAACCAGGTCGAGATACTTCTGGTCGAGGACAACCCGAACGACGAGGAGCTCACGCTCAGGGCGCTCAGGAAGAATAATATCGCGAATAACATCCACGTGGTAAGGGACGGCGCCGAGGCGCTCGATTTCATCTTCGCTTCGGGGATATACGCGTCGAGAAGGGTCGAAAGCCGGCCCAAGGTAATACTTCTCGACCTCAAGCTCCCCAAGGTGGACGGCCTCGAAGTGCTGAAGAGAATAAAAGCCGACGAAAGAACGAAGATGACCCCGGTCGTCGTGCTTACGTCGTCCAAGGAAGAAAGGGATATCGTCGATAGCTATAAATTGGGCGTAAGCAGCTATATAGTTAAACCGGTGGACTTCGACAAGTTCATACTCGCCGTATCGCAGCTCGGCCTCTACTGGCTCCTTCTCAACCAGCCGCCGGGCTAG
- a CDS encoding DUF4292 domain-containing protein yields the protein MILEPRTLVLGALLLVTAASCAPKAPTAGPGEMTAGEAASKAALLDSSVKSVKGLARVSISAPGEKISYTQVTVANEPDRIRLEALNPFGSTVGFISSDGEKIYIISSSAREVYEGGEEFNLADIYPGLDLSVTAESLTSLVLGRLPYDVFSSGRTPGMSTDGALLKLTYPGGAGGGDDIVWLDPSTFKARKAEFSLEGGRKASVSYEYFDGLIAGHYFARRIEFESKGLSITLVYEDGVEVNVPVDSSLFRPAASAAAIANIRAQNYN from the coding sequence GTGATTCTCGAACCGCGCACCCTCGTTCTCGGAGCTCTCCTGCTGGTGACGGCCGCATCCTGCGCGCCGAAGGCGCCGACCGCGGGCCCGGGTGAGATGACGGCCGGCGAGGCTGCCTCAAAGGCCGCGCTCCTCGACAGCAGCGTAAAATCCGTCAAGGGCCTGGCCCGGGTGAGCATCTCGGCGCCCGGTGAGAAGATCTCCTACACACAGGTCACGGTGGCGAACGAACCCGACAGGATAAGACTCGAAGCGCTCAATCCCTTCGGCAGCACCGTTGGGTTTATATCCTCTGACGGCGAGAAGATATATATAATCTCCTCCTCGGCCCGCGAGGTTTACGAAGGCGGGGAAGAGTTCAACCTCGCCGACATCTATCCCGGGCTCGACCTCTCCGTAACCGCCGAAAGCCTCACGAGCCTCGTTCTCGGGAGGCTCCCGTACGACGTGTTCTCGTCCGGGAGAACGCCCGGCATGAGCACCGACGGCGCGCTTCTCAAGCTGACGTATCCCGGCGGCGCCGGCGGCGGAGATGATATCGTATGGCTCGATCCGTCCACCTTCAAGGCCCGCAAAGCCGAGTTCTCGCTCGAAGGGGGGAGAAAGGCTTCTGTCTCCTACGAGTATTTCGACGGCCTTATCGCGGGGCATTATTTCGCCCGGAGGATAGAGTTCGAATCGAAGGGGCTATCCATAACGCTCGTCTACGAGGACGGCGTCGAGGTGAACGTTCCCGTCGATTCCTCGCTCTTCCGCCCGGCTGCGTCCGCGGCGGCGATTGCAAATATACGCGCTCAAAATTATAATTAA
- a CDS encoding ferritin-like domain-containing protein produces the protein MHTLEHLFMNQLKDIYYAEKQIAKTLPRMASAAAQLSLKNAFDHHLEETEHHIERLEQVFEMMGEKASGDKCDAMEGIIEEGKEFIQNGKDYDPSVNDAGLIAAAQRVEHYEIAAYGTLRAFAEHLGQEQAAKLFQSTLNEEKQADKKLTGIAESVINEKAAK, from the coding sequence ATGCATACGCTCGAACACTTATTCATGAATCAGCTTAAAGACATTTACTACGCAGAAAAACAGATAGCCAAAACACTGCCCAGGATGGCGAGCGCAGCCGCTCAGCTTTCGCTCAAGAATGCCTTCGATCACCACCTCGAAGAAACCGAGCATCACATTGAGAGGCTCGAGCAGGTCTTCGAGATGATGGGCGAGAAGGCGTCCGGAGATAAGTGCGACGCCATGGAGGGCATAATCGAGGAAGGGAAAGAATTCATACAGAACGGCAAGGACTACGATCCCAGCGTGAACGACGCGGGGCTCATAGCGGCCGCGCAAAGGGTCGAGCATTACGAGATAGCCGCCTACGGGACTCTTAGGGCATTCGCCGAACACCTCGGACAGGAGCAAGCCGCCAAGCTTTTCCAGTCCACGCTCAACGAGGAAAAGCAGGCCGACAAAAAGCTCACGGGCATAGCCGAATCCGTAATCAACGAAAAAGCGGCCAAGTAA
- a CDS encoding HPr family phosphocarrier protein: protein MAREFTVKNKLGLHARAAAAFVRLSGRFSSDVKLSKDGYEVDGKSILGVLSLAAAKGSTIKVVTRGDDSESAMDEIGALIESGFGEGV, encoded by the coding sequence TTGGCAAGGGAATTCACCGTTAAGAACAAGCTCGGTCTCCACGCCCGGGCCGCCGCTGCTTTCGTCAGACTATCCGGCAGGTTCTCGAGCGACGTCAAGCTCTCGAAGGACGGCTACGAGGTAGACGGCAAGAGTATTCTCGGCGTGCTTTCGCTGGCGGCGGCAAAGGGAAGCACGATAAAGGTCGTAACGAGGGGGGATGATTCCGAGAGCGCCATGGATGAAATCGGGGCGCTCATAGAAAGCGGATTCGGAGAAGGCGTATGA
- a CDS encoding ATP-binding protein translates to MTAPGVVAFLNAFSKTASIVVVAIGILVLTGWVTDSGTLKSLIPGYPYMKVNTAIGFVLGGLSLWLLLTVRGSRAAEAVAGIFAFLLFVLGLMTLLQYVSGHDFGIDNLIYADPNAEISGGSPGRMSPLSSFNFAILGLGMLMVAVRTGAEPYAGVLAMIAGFMSLLSIIGYAYGVEALYKFYAYSSVALNTAIATILLSFGVLFIRPGKGLMSVVTMDTMGGMLARRVLPWAIILPFFFGWLRLKGQELGYYDTGIGLSFFAVSTMVLFTILIWLSARWLNSSDVERTRAENEVHLLNETLERRVSERTSELQRAINELGKEIGERRKAEEALNDTLEELSRKNRTEAIINAITGSVHGSVDLREVLSNAVKSIKENMHGADYIGVFMVEGDSAVLTAYSGYPESIYEKIKIIPSPRGLTWKTITEGKATYCPDAGNDTAMGPAGKELGTKSYISMPIRYEGRVAGVVNINSLTEDAFDKEELGLLDTAAVQLEAAVHNANIVEALRKSEKENRSLNAELELRLDELTAVNKELEAFSYSVSHDLRAPLRAIDGFSRILLEDYSEALDEEGLRLFSVIRSNTLNMGQLIDDLLAFSRLGRQDVLPVEVNISEMARIVFQEIQADNPDRSLKFTLNHLPSAYGDRAMIRQVMVNLISNAVKFTRNKGNEGTIEMTGHSSGRENVYCIRDNGIGFDMTYVDKLFGVFQRLHSQNEFEGTGVGLALVKRIVVRHGGQVWAEGKVGEGAAFYFSFPKDEGGLT, encoded by the coding sequence ATGACAGCACCCGGAGTGGTCGCTTTTCTGAATGCGTTCTCCAAAACGGCAAGTATTGTCGTAGTCGCTATAGGGATACTTGTGCTTACCGGATGGGTGACGGACTCCGGAACCCTTAAGTCGCTGATTCCCGGATACCCGTACATGAAGGTCAACACCGCCATCGGATTCGTTCTGGGCGGTCTCTCCCTCTGGCTCCTCCTGACGGTGCGGGGGAGCCGGGCCGCGGAAGCCGTGGCCGGCATATTCGCCTTCCTTCTTTTCGTTCTCGGGCTCATGACATTGCTCCAGTACGTCTCGGGCCACGATTTCGGCATAGACAATCTAATCTACGCCGACCCTAATGCCGAAATAAGCGGCGGGTCCCCGGGCAGGATGTCCCCCCTTTCGTCTTTTAACTTCGCTATACTGGGGCTGGGGATGCTGATGGTGGCGGTAAGGACAGGGGCGGAGCCCTATGCCGGGGTTCTCGCCATGATTGCGGGGTTCATGAGCCTCCTTTCGATCATCGGCTATGCCTACGGCGTCGAAGCGCTTTACAAATTCTACGCCTATTCTTCCGTCGCTCTCAATACGGCTATCGCCACGATACTGCTTTCCTTCGGCGTCCTCTTCATAAGGCCGGGCAAGGGGCTGATGTCCGTCGTAACCATGGATACAATGGGCGGGATGCTCGCCCGCCGGGTGCTCCCGTGGGCGATAATACTTCCGTTCTTCTTCGGGTGGCTGAGGCTGAAAGGCCAGGAGCTCGGCTATTACGATACAGGCATAGGCCTCTCGTTCTTCGCCGTTTCCACGATGGTCCTCTTCACCATCCTGATATGGCTCAGCGCGAGGTGGCTCAACAGCTCCGACGTAGAACGCACAAGGGCGGAGAACGAAGTGCATCTTCTGAACGAAACCCTCGAACGGCGCGTATCCGAGCGGACGTCCGAGCTCCAGAGAGCGATAAACGAGCTCGGAAAGGAAATCGGCGAGCGCCGGAAGGCCGAGGAAGCCCTCAACGACACCCTCGAGGAGCTTTCCCGGAAAAACAGGACGGAGGCCATAATAAACGCCATTACCGGCAGCGTTCACGGGTCGGTCGACCTGCGCGAGGTCCTCTCCAACGCCGTAAAATCCATAAAGGAAAATATGCACGGAGCGGATTACATCGGGGTATTCATGGTAGAGGGGGACAGCGCCGTCCTGACCGCATATTCGGGCTATCCCGAAAGCATATACGAGAAGATAAAGATCATACCTTCCCCGAGGGGGCTCACGTGGAAGACCATTACGGAAGGCAAGGCTACGTACTGCCCCGACGCCGGGAACGATACGGCCATGGGGCCCGCGGGGAAAGAGCTCGGAACGAAAAGCTACATTTCGATGCCCATACGATACGAAGGCCGGGTAGCAGGCGTCGTTAACATAAATTCCCTGACGGAGGACGCCTTCGACAAGGAAGAGCTCGGACTGCTAGATACCGCCGCGGTTCAGCTGGAGGCTGCGGTTCATAACGCCAACATAGTCGAAGCGCTCCGCAAAAGCGAAAAAGAGAACCGCTCCCTGAACGCGGAGCTCGAACTGCGTCTCGATGAGCTCACTGCCGTCAACAAGGAGCTCGAAGCGTTCAGCTACTCGGTTTCTCACGACCTCCGGGCGCCGCTCCGGGCGATAGACGGCTTTTCACGTATACTCCTCGAGGATTACTCCGAAGCACTCGACGAGGAAGGGCTCCGCCTCTTCTCCGTCATAAGATCGAATACTCTCAACATGGGCCAGCTCATCGACGACCTCCTCGCGTTTTCGCGCCTCGGGAGGCAGGATGTCCTGCCGGTCGAGGTAAACATCAGCGAGATGGCGAGGATCGTTTTCCAGGAAATTCAGGCCGATAACCCTGACAGGTCGCTGAAATTCACGCTGAACCATCTCCCGTCCGCTTACGGCGACAGGGCCATGATACGGCAGGTGATGGTCAATCTTATCTCGAACGCCGTCAAGTTCACCAGGAACAAGGGCAATGAAGGAACCATAGAGATGACAGGTCATTCGTCCGGACGGGAAAACGTATACTGCATCAGAGACAACGGTATAGGTTTCGACATGACCTATGTAGACAAGCTGTTCGGGGTCTTCCAGCGGCTCCACAGCCAGAACGAATTCGAAGGCACGGGGGTGGGGCTTGCGCTCGTAAAGCGTATAGTGGTAAGACACGGCGGGCAGGTCTGGGCCGAAGGAAAAGTGGGGGAGGGGGCGGCATTTTATTTCAGTTTTCCAAAAGACGAAGGAGGTTTGACATGA